TCGGATGGTACACAAGATCATTCATCTGGCATGGCCTCGTCCAGTCCAGGCACAAATCGCGTGACAGGGTTGCCATATCCCCAAAGAGCACCTTCCACCTGCATTCCAGCCAGATTCACAGCCACGACATGCCCGCTCTCATCGACGATTGGTGCACCGCTGGTTGCTCGCAAATCCAATTGCGCGTTCAAAAACTCCATTTTGAAATAGCCGTCGTCTTCGACTCCAAGGAATCGTCCTTGATGAAGAAACCGACCCTCGGGCGCCCCGCCAATCACGTGCGCCGCCAACCATACCGGATCACCAGGCTGAAGAGCCGCCGTAGAAAACTGAATTGCGTCCAAAGCCGTTTCATCTGGAACAGCAAAGACGAGCACATCGCCATTCGTTGAACTCTCGGGGAATGGAGCAGCACCTGCAAGTTGATATGGCATCGCCGGAAAACTTTGTTCTTGTTCGTCACCTGCAATTCGAAAAATCGAGACCGTTTCCACGACGTTCGAAATCTCGATCGCCGACACTTGCGACGACAATCCACCTGCCGGACCCAGCAAATGAATTGCAGTGACGATCACCTTGCGATTGGACTGTGGCAGTTCAGCTGCAAAGGCGGTTCCTGCTGTAACGTCGCCCTGAATGGTTTCGATTCGCTGTCGAAAAATGCAAGCAACTGCGTCTTCAACATTCCCGGTTTGATCAGTGACTACAGACGGAGATTGTGATGTTTCAAGATCAGATCCAGACGGGGCACATCCGACGGCAAGCAACAACAAACTCTGAATACAGAGGAACGACAGCTCATTCTTCATGAATACCCTGGCAACTTAAACGCAACATATCGACCCAAAACATTCGCCATTGCTGAATACTGAAGGCACAATAGTCGATGCGTCACTGATTTCACACCTCGGTATCGGGTTAGCAGAGACCTTATCGAAGTGCCTGCATCTTCATGGCTTCAAGACGACCTTGATGCAGCCGTCTTCTTTGTCTCGGAACTTTTTGTACGCTTCCGGGGCGTTGTCCAAGGGTTCGACGTGGGTGATCACGAACGATGGATCGATCTCACCGTTGGTGATCTTTTCCATCAACGGTGTGAGGTAGCGCTGCATGTGAGTCTGGCCCAAACGAATCTGCAACGCTTTGTTCATGGCGGTTCCCCACTGCAGGCTCACGCTGCTGAAGTAAACACCGGGCACGGACACTCGGCCGCCTTTGCGGCAGCACTTGAAGATCTCGTTCAGCACGTGCGGTCGATCCGATCCGAGATGCAGCGCTGTCTTGGCATCGTCCAGCGCCGACTGCAAGTTGCCCGCGGCGTGATTCTCCGCCCCGACCGCATCGATGCAGCAATCCGGCCCTCGTCCGTTCGTCCACTCCTGCAAAGTCTCGTACACATCCGAGTTTTCGTAGTCGATGACTTCCGCCTTGGATACCGATCGAGCCATTTCCAATCGCTCAGGCACATTGTCGATCGCAATGACTCGTTTTGCACCGAGCATCCAAGCACTTTGGATGGCGAATTGTCCAACAGGACCACAGCCCCAAACCGCGACCGTGTCGGTGGATTGGATGTCGCAGTTTTCCGCCGCCATGTAACCGGTCGGAAAGATGTCCGACAAGAACACGACTTGTTCATCCGGCAGTCCATCGGGCACTTTGATCGGCCCGACATCCGCGTAAGGAACTCGCAAGTACTCCGCTTGCCCTCCCGCGTATCCACCGAGCATGTGTGTGTAGCCAAACAAACCGGCGGGCGAATGCCCCATGATCTTCTCGGCCTGTTCCGCATTGCGATTGGACTCATCGCACAACGAATACAACGTGCTTTGACAGAAGAAACATTCACCACAAGAGATCGTGAACGGCACCACCACTCGATCGCCGACGCTTAGATCGCTCACCGCATTGCCAACCTCGACGACTTCGCCCATGGGTTCATGACCGATGATATCGCCGGCTTCCATCGCAGGAGCAGCACCGGCCATCAAATGCAAATCCGACCCGCAAATTCCGGAGGCAGTGACGCGAATGATTGCGTCGCGAGGATCCAGTATTCTTGGGTCGTCGACGTTGTCCACGCGAATGTCGTTCCGACCGTGCCAGCAAACCGCTTTCATCTATCCAGTTCCTTTTCGATGTGATTGCCCCGCCGAATCGAAATCAACGGAAGCCCCGAGCGATGGCCGAACACTCTGCAAACCTTGCAACTACCCAAAAAGCATGTTGCGATTCGGCCGGGTGTTTCACTGGAACAGCAACTCCCGCGCCGATGATTCGAATCAGCCCACATCGACATTAGCGCCTCGACCCAACCAAGTCATGCGCCATCTCACTTCATTACCAAAAACATCATGGACATTTTGAACTGGGCCAATCCCGCCAGGATCATGTCACATCATCGCGTTCGCCAAACGCGTTTCCGTCGATCGATTTTCAACGGAGCCCACCTCCTTCCCGCTGCGCCTTTGATGGCACCGCGCCCCCGTCTGAGTTGGCTTCGAAAAACAGGAAACATTGTGGGATTGCGTGTTCTCGCACACCCGTCAACGAAGTTCGAAACTGACCGCGAAAGCACTTCAAAATTCGCATTCCGATCGACCGGATTCTCCGCTTTGCATGCACTACTCGCCCAATCAGTCTTCCATTTTGCGAAACGTGTTTCTCTGACGTCAACCAAAGCGACTCGTATGGACGAAGGTGACAGAACCTGTCCTTCCGCGCGTCTTTCTGGTTCAACTTCGGGATGCTATTTCAATCATTCCTACGGAATCCATCGCCATGCCTTCAGGCAATCGACCGGACCAAGGTCGATTCCGTTGTTGATGTTTTTCACGATGTGCTTGGAATCCGTTTGTATCCGGTGCAGATCGAAGCAGCGATCGCGCTGACGCAAGGTCGAATTGCGGAGGTTCAAACAGGAGAAGGCAAAACCTTCATCACCGGACTTGCCGCTGCGTTGTTGGCAAACGACAGCGTCGGCGTACACGTTGCAACAACGAACGAATATCTCAGCCGCCGAGACTACGAACAATTGCGTGCCGTTTTCCGTTGTCTCGGACTGACAGTGTCCTGCTTGCACAGTGAGCAATCAGCCGACGAGAAACGCGTCGCCTACTGCTCTGACATCACCTACGGATCGGGATGCGAATTCGGCTTCGACTACTTGCGAGATCAAGTCAACCTGACGAGCCAAGGTAGCGTTCCGGCCGGACGCCGATTCTTAGACGCGTTGAATGGATTGCCCAGCCTTGAGTCGCGGCCGATTCAGATCAGAAGAGGTGTGGCGATCATTGATGAGGCAGACAGCGTGATGATTGACGAAGCCGGCACGCCGTTGGTGCTGGGTAGTTCGGCGGGAGCAACTTCATTGGACGAAGAAGCATTGCGAGAGGCGAACTCTCTAGCAACCGAGTTTGAAGCTGGACGCGACTTTCAGTTGAATCAATCACGCTGCGTTTTTTCGGTTGAGGCAGACAATCGAATTCGAGAGCAGCACAAACGAGTGGCAAACAGTCCGCTTCGGCGACCGTGGCCCCAATATGTTTCTCAAGCTGTCATGGCTCATCATCGATACGCTCGCAATGTCGACTATGTCGTCTCCGAGGACAAAGTGGCGATCATTGATGTTCACACGGGTCGGATCCATCCAGAACGAACTTGGCGAGGTGGTCTGCATCAGGCAATCGAGATCAAGGAGGGCCTGCAGCCTACCTGTGAATCCTCCACCGCCGCTCAAATCACCCGGCAACGATTCCTTCAAAAGTACGACCTACTGTGTGGGCTGACGGGAACAGCGACGGGAAATGAGAAGGATTTCCAAACCTTCTTTGGACTCAAAGTCCAAGTGTTCCCCACTCACCGTCCATCCTTGCGTCAACGACTTCCATCGCTTTACTTTTCGAGTATCGAGACGAAGGAACGATTCGCCAGTTCGGAAGCCATCCGCATAGCACACGATGGCCGGGCAGTGATTGTGGCGACACGTTCCATTGAAGAAGCGGATCGCATGGGAAAATTGATTCGGATTCAAAACCCATCGGTTCGCATCTTGCACGGCATGCAAGATGAGGACGAGGCCGAATTAGTTGGTCAGGCCGGTCGCCCGAACCGAATCACAGTAACTACCAGCATTGCAGGCCGCGGGACCGACATAAAGGTTGCTCCTGAGGTGCTTCAGCGGGGCGGCCTGCATTTGATCTCAACACAACACCACGACTCAATGCGTGTTGATCGACAACTTGCCGGACGTGTTGCTCGCCAAGGCCAGCCTGGCAGTGTCCAACAACTTGCCAGTTTGCACGACATGGTACTTGAGAGCCATGCAGCTTCTTTCGTTTTGGCCCGTCGCATCCAAAGCAAACTCGCTCGGTTGGACAGTCCGAACGGCACTCCTATTCCCAGCATCGACAGAGCCATTCAAAAACTGCAACGACAACTAGAACACCACGGCCATGTTCAACGATTGCAACTGGTCGCTCGCGATCAGTGGATCAACCGAATTCAAAACGAGGTGGCATAATGCAATCCCAACACGCTCTCGCTTATCATCCCGTCCAAATTTCATTTGCTCTCTCCACCCGAGTCGCTGTCTTACTGTTGATACTGGGGTCATCTAGCCAAACAAGTCAGGGCGAAGAATGGATCTCTTTCACCCAGCCCGTTCATCGGATTGAGTTGGCTGCGAAAGAGTCGGGACGGATTGAAGAAGTCCTGGTCAAGAAAGGTGATGAGGTCTGCGCTGGACAAGTCTTGATTCGACTGGACGACGACCTGCATCGGATCGGGCAACGACTAGCCGAGTGTGACGCCAAAGACAATTCGCAAATCGAACAATTGCGGATTGAGCTGGAGAGCTACCGAACTCACGCGAAAAACGTGCGGAGGCTGTACGATTCCGGTGCAACCAGTCCTGAAGAACTGCGGGAAGCGGACCTCAAAGTTGCAACGCAGGAAATTGCCTTGCAGTCAGCGCAGAACGACTCGGCTCAAAAACAATTGCGTTTGGAAGAAGCCAACACGCGACTCGAACGAAGATTGGTTCGCACGCCACTGTCGGGCGTCGTGGTGGATGTGATTGCTCATCCAGGCGAATACGTCTCAACAGCCACACCGCACCTGATGACTTTGGTGCAACTGGATCGTTTGCGCTGCACATTCTTCCTGGACACTGATGCCGCGTCCTCTCTGACTGTTGGACAAAGCGTTGCGCTGGAATTCGATAGTGCACGCCGATCCCCGGTGGTGGGAGAAGTCGAACACATCTCCGCCGTCACAGAAGCGGACAGTGGTTTGGTCAGCGTCGATGTGATGCTCAACAACGACTCGCGTCAGTGGCGGGCGGGCCGCCGAGTGCGACTGCTTTCACTGCAACCAGTGGTGACGCGATCTAGTGCACGCACTTCTCCATCGCTCAATCCACCGCTTTCGAATGCTCCCTCCGCGTTGACTGCACCGCGAATTTCTGTTTCGGCTTCTCACCGCGATCTGGAGGCGTACTATGCCCGCTAGTTCAAACGACGCGCCGACACCGGTCAAGATTCGTCCAACACAGCGAGTTCATTCCGCCGAAATCCCATCCGGATCAGACCTCGAACTACGTCAGCGCATCGCCGTAGCCAACGCGAAACTTCAATCTGCTGCTTGGTTGATCGAGGTGCTTGAGGATCTTTCTCGATGTGAATCGTTCGTTTCGGCATGCCACCTCGTGACTGATCACCTGCGTCGCCATCTTTCAGCGCAGCGTGTGGTTTACATCCAAGCTGAAACGGATCGTCCCAATCGAGTCGTGGCGGTCACCGATACGCCAGCGATCGACCAGGAATCCGACCTGGCACGGCTGTATTGTCAAGTTGCGGTCGAGTGTGCAGATTCCGATCAAATCAGAATTGCTTCTGCTGTTCTCGCGCAACCAACCGAGAGCATCGTTGGGTATGCACAGCAACAATTGAGTGAGAATCAGGGCGACGTCCTGGCAATCCCTCTCTTCGACTCTCAATCAGAACCGCTGGGATGCATCCTGATCGTTGGTCGGGTGGGAACACTTGTTTCTCACG
Above is a genomic segment from Rhodopirellula bahusiensis containing:
- a CDS encoding trypsin-like peptidase domain-containing protein, producing MKNELSFLCIQSLLLLAVGCAPSGSDLETSQSPSVVTDQTGNVEDAVACIFRQRIETIQGDVTAGTAFAAELPQSNRKVIVTAIHLLGPAGGLSSQVSAIEISNVVETVSIFRIAGDEQEQSFPAMPYQLAGAAPFPESSTNGDVLVFAVPDETALDAIQFSTAALQPGDPVWLAAHVIGGAPEGRFLHQGRFLGVEDDGYFKMEFLNAQLDLRATSGAPIVDESGHVVAVNLAGMQVEGALWGYGNPVTRFVPGLDEAMPDE
- a CDS encoding preprotein translocase subunit SecA, which codes for MLFQSFLRNPSPCLQAIDRTKVDSVVDVFHDVLGIRLYPVQIEAAIALTQGRIAEVQTGEGKTFITGLAAALLANDSVGVHVATTNEYLSRRDYEQLRAVFRCLGLTVSCLHSEQSADEKRVAYCSDITYGSGCEFGFDYLRDQVNLTSQGSVPAGRRFLDALNGLPSLESRPIQIRRGVAIIDEADSVMIDEAGTPLVLGSSAGATSLDEEALREANSLATEFEAGRDFQLNQSRCVFSVEADNRIREQHKRVANSPLRRPWPQYVSQAVMAHHRYARNVDYVVSEDKVAIIDVHTGRIHPERTWRGGLHQAIEIKEGLQPTCESSTAAQITRQRFLQKYDLLCGLTGTATGNEKDFQTFFGLKVQVFPTHRPSLRQRLPSLYFSSIETKERFASSEAIRIAHDGRAVIVATRSIEEADRMGKLIRIQNPSVRILHGMQDEDEAELVGQAGRPNRITVTTSIAGRGTDIKVAPEVLQRGGLHLISTQHHDSMRVDRQLAGRVARQGQPGSVQQLASLHDMVLESHAASFVLARRIQSKLARLDSPNGTPIPSIDRAIQKLQRQLEHHGHVQRLQLVARDQWINRIQNEVA
- a CDS encoding zinc-dependent alcohol dehydrogenase is translated as MKAVCWHGRNDIRVDNVDDPRILDPRDAIIRVTASGICGSDLHLMAGAAPAMEAGDIIGHEPMGEVVEVGNAVSDLSVGDRVVVPFTISCGECFFCQSTLYSLCDESNRNAEQAEKIMGHSPAGLFGYTHMLGGYAGGQAEYLRVPYADVGPIKVPDGLPDEQVVFLSDIFPTGYMAAENCDIQSTDTVAVWGCGPVGQFAIQSAWMLGAKRVIAIDNVPERLEMARSVSKAEVIDYENSDVYETLQEWTNGRGPDCCIDAVGAENHAAGNLQSALDDAKTALHLGSDRPHVLNEIFKCCRKGGRVSVPGVYFSSVSLQWGTAMNKALQIRLGQTHMQRYLTPLMEKITNGEIDPSFVITHVEPLDNAPEAYKKFRDKEDGCIKVVLKP
- a CDS encoding efflux RND transporter periplasmic adaptor subunit is translated as MQSQHALAYHPVQISFALSTRVAVLLLILGSSSQTSQGEEWISFTQPVHRIELAAKESGRIEEVLVKKGDEVCAGQVLIRLDDDLHRIGQRLAECDAKDNSQIEQLRIELESYRTHAKNVRRLYDSGATSPEELREADLKVATQEIALQSAQNDSAQKQLRLEEANTRLERRLVRTPLSGVVVDVIAHPGEYVSTATPHLMTLVQLDRLRCTFFLDTDAASSLTVGQSVALEFDSARRSPVVGEVEHISAVTEADSGLVSVDVMLNNDSRQWRAGRRVRLLSLQPVVTRSSARTSPSLNPPLSNAPSALTAPRISVSASHRDLEAYYAR